Proteins from one Oryza sativa Japonica Group chromosome 12, ASM3414082v1 genomic window:
- the LOC136354599 gene encoding zinc finger CCCH domain-containing protein 43-like — protein sequence MAQNVPSKGVKMPMDSADWNDYNTRVVCEIFVEQVAAGLGWDNTKETVTATVEHWKQLKGDIPGCTKFMKAGLQNEELLQKMFEDIRNTGADHWSLGQSTIPTPTNEAIHIADDNEIDEETEDDEPSAKRKRGGGSKVDKSKKSKSGSQKMVEEMSKSNELSAQTLSSIQSFTKTREDPPGCSIKDVMALVEECCAVEGTNEHFIATEIFIKKDQREMFVNSLCTPAGCFAWLKKKYEVKYGN from the exons ATGGCTCAAAATGTGCCTTCGAAGGGTGTTAAAATGCCCATGGACTCTGCTGATTGGAATGACTACAACACTAGAGTTGTCTGTGAGATTTTTGTTGAGCAAGTAGCTGCGG GATTAGGATGGGATAACACAAAGGAAACTGTTACAGCTACTGTGGAACATTGGAAGCAACTGAAAGGA GATATACCAGGATGCACCAAGTTTATGAAAGCTGGCTTGCAAAATGAAGAGCTACTGCAGAAAATGTTTGAAGATATTCGCAATACCGGTGCCGACCATTGGTCTTTAGGGCAAAGCACCATACCAACACCCACCAATGAGGCAATTCATATTGCTGATGATAATGAGATTGATGAAGAGACGGAGGATGATGAACCAAGTGCAAAACGAAAGAGAGGTGGTGGCTCAAAGGTGGATAAGTCCAAAAAGAGCAAGAGTGGATCTCAAAAGATGGTAGAGGAGATGTCCAAGAGTAATGAACTCTCTGCACAGACTTTGTCATCCATTCAGTCCTTCACTAAAACAAGAGAGGATCCTCCGGGTTGTTCTATAAAGGATGTTATGGCCTTGGTGGAGGAATGTTGTGCTGTTGAAGGGACAAATGAACATTTCATTGCAACTGAAATATTTATCAAGAAGGATCAAAGGGAAATGTTTGTTAATTCTTTGTGCACTCCTGCAGGTTGCTTTGCATGGCTTAAGAAGAAGTATGAAGTGAAGTACGGAAATTAG
- the LOC112937328 gene encoding uncharacterized protein has translation MLEAIGQFGRSLKGPSPYEMSGSFLQKRKEQVMDGFKEHKESWELTGCFIMTDAWTDRKGRGVMNLVVHSAHGVLFLDSVECSGDRKDGKYIFELVDRYIEEIGEQHVVQVVTDNASVNTTAASLLTAKRPSIFWNGCAAHCLDLMLEDIGKLGPVEETIANARQVTVFLYAHTRVLDLMRKFLNRDLVRSGVTRFATAYLNLKSLLDNKKELVRLFKSDEMEQLGYLKQAKGKKASKVIRSETFWKNVDIAVNYFEPLANVLRRMDSDVPSMGFFHGLMLEAKKEISQRFDNDKSRFIEVWDIIDKRWDNKLKTPLHLAGYYLNPYYYYPNKQEIESDGSFRAAKWWLNHGTSTPNLRKLAARILSLTCSSSACERNWSVFEQVHTKKRNRLLHERMRDLVFVKFNSKLRNKRENKGRDPIEKEVDDVVADGDNEFITGVVPSSSEMDQQCAKESQQHTTPQAPAPAKRKRPVHTKKRKVRSLQSLMRNAPVHPEAPSSDSEDCDDGIPMHTSDSDKSPSPSPYVSETDD, from the exons ATGTTAGAGGCCATTGGACAATTTGGTAGAAGTCTGAAAGGGCCTAGTCCCTATGAGATGAGTGGATCGTTCTTACAGAAAAGGAAGGAACAGGTGATGGATGGATTCAAGGAGCACAAGGAATCATGGGAGCTCACAGGTTGTTTTATCATGACAGATGCATGGACAGATAGGAAGGGTAGGGGAGTGATGAATTTAGTTGTGCATAGTGCTCATGGGGTACTCTTCTTAGATTCAGTGGAATGCTCAGGTGACAGGAAAGATGGCAAATATATCTTTGAACTTGTGGACAGGTACATAGAAGAGATAGGGGAACAACATGTTGTCCAAGTGGTGACTGATAATGCTAGCGTCAACACAACTGCAGCAAGTCTATTGACAGCAAAAAGACCAtcaatattttggaatggatgtGCTGCTCATTGCTTGGATCTCATGCTCGAGGATATTGGGAAGCTTGGACCAGTTGAGGAAACCATTGCTAATGCAAGACAAGTGACTGTTTTCTTGTATGCTCATACTAGGGTGTTGGATTTGATGAGAAAGTTTCTTAACAGAGACTTGGTTCGCTCTGGGGTTACACGATTTGCCACAGCTTATTTGAATCTAAAAAGCTTGTTAGACAACAAAAAAGAGTTAGTAAGACTATTTAAATCAGATGAGATGGAGCAATTGGGTTACTTGAAGCAGGCCAAGGGGAAGAAAGCCAGCAAAGTGATCAGATCTGAAACCTTTTGGAAAAATGTTGACATTGCAGTTAATTACTTTGAGCCATTGGCTAACGTGTTGAGAAGAATGGACAGCGATGTACCATCAATGGGATTCTTCCATGGTTTAATGCTTGAGGCGAAGAAAGAAATTTCTCAGAGATTCGATAATGATAAGAGCCGCTTCATAGAAGTTTGGGATATCATTGATAAAAGATGGGACAACAAGCTCAAGACTCCACTACACCTGGCTGGGTACTATTTGAAcccctactactactacccaAATAAGCAAGAGATCGAGAGTGATGGATCATTTAGAGCAG CAAAATGGTGGCTGAACCATGGCACAAGCACACCAAATCTTAGGAAGTTGGCTGCAAGGATTTTGAGTTTGACCTGCAGCTCCTCAGCTTGTGAGAGGAACTGGTCAGTTTTTGAGCAG GTTCATACAAAGAAGCGCAACAGGCTACTTCATGAAAGGATGCGAGATCTGGTGTTTGTTAAATTTAACTCCAAGTTAAGAAATAAGAGAGAGAACAAGGGTAGAGATCCTATAGAGAAGGAAGTGGATGATGTTGTGGCAGATGGTGACAATGAATTCATTACTGGTGTTGTGCCTTCATCAAGTGAAATGGATCAACAATGTGCAAAAGAGTCACAGCAGCACACAACACCACAAGCACCAGCACCAGCTAAAAGGAAAAGGCCTGTGCACACTAAGAAGAGGAAAGTCAGAAGCCTACAGTCTTTGATGCGCAATGCCCCAGTGCATCCTGAAGCTCCATCATCCGACTCAGAAGATTGTGATGATGGTATTCCAATGCATACTTCTGATTCTGATAAgtcaccctctccctctccctatgTCTCTGAGACCGATGATTGA